In Kineococcus rhizosphaerae, the following proteins share a genomic window:
- a CDS encoding tetratricopeptide repeat-containing glycosyltransferase family 2 protein, with translation MSVFISACYIVKDEERVLAASLDAVAPFVDEIVVYDTGSSDGTLEIARSRGAVVVEGHWDDDFGAARNRALEHCRGEWVFSVDADEVVQGDPRAFRTLLRRSAVADVVRVQVANAVWDSVDDDPLTVQMVRVFRRRTCHWTGALHEQVVRRGGERLSGTVSPLVLLHSGYTVQTMAEKGKTDRNLALARRELDRALEDGHHDVTVHRVNFARSALSSRHFQEALDALEPLDGQYAVQPPPADWLPLAASASYCAIQAAASLGRFETARSWIERLQSWGERPGALTRVRASVAMAEGDFRGALDLLRDVTEVTDLRGGRVTEVSLLLDTANCHAALGEYDQAADAMLEHLRRGAGDMPAPQMLAIVHGAHLPVEEFAAAVPPALVVPLLGQLSTLPFAEVSDVLEALLATAPSPAPVLAAAASMWPSMSLPEALPWSLRLREAGHPESCPLLAIAGSAEREPVDRLAAAAVLHEVGDERALSFVEHVLEGWEEATWPLVEQAVGMYSPRLRDLLAASVVEA, from the coding sequence GTGAGCGTCTTCATCAGCGCGTGCTACATCGTCAAGGACGAGGAGCGGGTGCTGGCGGCCTCGCTCGACGCCGTCGCGCCGTTCGTCGACGAGATCGTCGTCTACGACACCGGCAGCTCCGACGGCACGCTGGAGATCGCACGCTCGCGCGGTGCGGTCGTCGTCGAGGGCCACTGGGACGACGACTTCGGGGCCGCCCGCAACCGGGCGCTGGAGCACTGCCGCGGCGAGTGGGTCTTCTCCGTGGACGCCGACGAGGTCGTCCAGGGTGACCCCAGGGCCTTCCGCACGCTGCTGCGCCGGTCGGCCGTCGCCGACGTGGTGCGCGTGCAGGTGGCGAACGCGGTGTGGGACTCGGTCGACGACGACCCGCTCACCGTGCAGATGGTTCGCGTCTTCCGCCGGCGCACGTGCCACTGGACGGGAGCGCTGCACGAGCAGGTCGTCCGGCGCGGGGGGGAGCGACTGAGCGGGACCGTGTCCCCGCTGGTCCTCCTGCACAGCGGGTACACCGTGCAGACGATGGCGGAGAAGGGCAAGACCGACCGCAACCTCGCCCTGGCCCGGCGCGAGCTCGACCGGGCCCTGGAGGACGGTCACCACGACGTGACGGTCCACCGCGTGAACTTCGCCCGCTCGGCCCTGAGCTCGCGCCACTTCCAGGAGGCGCTGGACGCTCTGGAGCCCCTCGACGGCCAGTACGCCGTCCAGCCGCCACCGGCGGACTGGCTGCCCCTGGCGGCGTCGGCGTCCTACTGCGCGATCCAGGCCGCCGCCTCGCTGGGGCGGTTCGAGACGGCGCGCTCCTGGATCGAGCGACTGCAGTCGTGGGGGGAGCGGCCGGGGGCGCTGACCCGGGTCCGGGCGTCGGTGGCGATGGCCGAGGGCGACTTCCGCGGTGCGCTGGACCTGCTGCGCGACGTCACGGAGGTCACCGACCTGCGGGGTGGGCGCGTCACGGAGGTGTCACTCCTGCTGGACACGGCCAACTGCCACGCCGCGCTGGGGGAGTACGACCAGGCCGCGGACGCCATGCTCGAGCACCTGCGGCGGGGGGCGGGCGACATGCCCGCTCCCCAGATGCTCGCCATCGTCCACGGAGCGCACCTGCCGGTCGAGGAGTTCGCCGCGGCCGTCCCGCCGGCCCTCGTCGTACCCCTGCTCGGGCAGCTGTCGACCCTGCCCTTCGCGGAGGTCTCGGACGTGCTGGAGGCCCTGCTCGCGACGGCTCCCTCCCCTGCGCCCGTCCTGGCGGCGGCGGCGTCGATGTGGCCGTCGATGTCGCTGCCGGAGGCTCTGCCGTGGTCCCTGCGCCTGCGAGAGGCCGGTCACCCGGAGTCCTGCCCGCTGCTGGCCATCGCGGGGTCGGCCGAGCGTGAGCCCGTCGACCGGCTGGCGGCGGCCGCCGTCCTGCACGAGGTGGGGGACGAGCGCGCTCTGAGCTTCGTCGAGCACGTCCTCGAGGGCTGGGAGGAGGCCACCTGGCCCCTGGTCGAGCAGGCCGTGGGGATGTACTCACCGCGACTGCGGGACCTGCTGGCGGCTTCCGTCGTCGAAGCCTGA
- a CDS encoding NTP transferase domain-containing protein, with protein sequence MKNIVVLAAGRGTRLGGACPKPLTPVGPGGESLLERQLRLLSPLTDEGWVAHVVVGHRQDEFRARLSGVRFVEAPRYATTNTSQSLLEAVAGLEGDVLWLNGDVLFSPGFAAAVRTAVRAEQSFVSVTFGRVAEEEVKFRLDGTGSIRELSKTVVGGEGEAIGVNFVSAADRADFEAALRTCRDDDYFEAGIERSIGAGVRWLGLDLTAHFAVEVDFPADLDQAEAYARQEWAALPR encoded by the coding sequence ATGAAGAACATCGTCGTCCTGGCCGCCGGCCGCGGGACCCGTCTGGGCGGTGCCTGCCCCAAGCCCCTGACGCCCGTGGGACCGGGGGGTGAGTCGCTCCTGGAGCGCCAGCTGCGTCTGCTCTCCCCGCTGACGGACGAGGGCTGGGTCGCGCACGTGGTGGTGGGCCACCGTCAGGACGAGTTCCGGGCGCGGCTGTCCGGGGTGAGGTTCGTCGAAGCCCCGCGCTACGCCACCACGAACACCTCCCAGTCGCTGCTCGAGGCCGTCGCAGGTCTGGAGGGTGACGTGCTCTGGCTCAACGGCGACGTGCTGTTCTCCCCCGGGTTCGCCGCGGCGGTCCGCACGGCGGTGCGGGCGGAGCAGAGCTTCGTGTCGGTGACCTTCGGACGGGTCGCCGAGGAGGAGGTCAAGTTCCGCCTCGACGGCACCGGCAGCATCCGTGAGCTGTCCAAGACCGTCGTCGGGGGCGAGGGGGAGGCGATCGGCGTCAACTTCGTCAGCGCGGCCGATCGCGCCGACTTCGAGGCGGCCCTGCGCACCTGCCGGGACGACGACTACTTCGAGGCGGGCATCGAGCGCTCGATCGGGGCCGGGGTGCGCTGGCTCGGGCTCGACCTGACGGCCCACTTCGCGGTCGAGGTCGACTTCCCCGCCGACCTGGACCAGGCCGAGGCCTACGCCCGTCAGGAGTGGGCGGCACTGCCGCGCTGA
- the flgN gene encoding flagellar export chaperone FlgN, which yields MGLAEVSGILWKERELLELLLFKLEEEQLVLASGRTRWLAHATREVEFVMEQIRATELLRATQVDGIAAELELEPGPSLNALAAAAPDPWGEIFRGHRDAFLTLTSEIQDLADANRDLLKAGSRALRETLLGLDKPLDTYTAQGKNTAASAGGSRAHFVDEAF from the coding sequence ATGGGACTCGCCGAGGTCTCCGGCATCCTCTGGAAGGAGCGGGAGCTGCTGGAGCTGCTCCTGTTCAAGCTGGAGGAGGAGCAGCTCGTGCTGGCCAGCGGCCGCACGCGCTGGCTGGCGCACGCGACCCGCGAGGTCGAGTTCGTCATGGAGCAGATCCGGGCGACCGAGCTCCTGCGCGCCACCCAGGTCGACGGGATCGCCGCCGAGCTCGAGCTCGAGCCGGGACCGAGCCTGAACGCCCTCGCCGCCGCCGCCCCGGACCCGTGGGGGGAGATCTTCCGCGGCCACCGCGACGCCTTCCTGACCCTCACCTCCGAGATCCAGGACCTGGCCGACGCCAACCGCGATCTCCTCAAGGCGGGCTCGCGCGCCCTGCGCGAGACCCTGCTGGGGCTGGACAAGCCCCTCGACACCTACACCGCCCAGGGCAAGAACACGGCCGCGTCGGCCGGCGGATCCCGCGCCCACTTCGTCGACGAAGCCTTCTGA
- the flgK gene encoding flagellar hook-associated protein FlgK, with protein MSTFSGINTARRGLSAAQLGMDVTGQNVANANTDGYSRQRVEQSASVLSQSGPNALKNTPGDGVVVTSISRVSDALATATARQDSAAAMEQAAASNVWGTIESAIGDTGATGLSQALQDLGSAWNTLANNNGTTGQDGNRQLVLTRSQAVVSTIGSMNGQLEAQYDQLGLQAQAQATQANTAAANIAKLNTSIRETLSTGASANELMDQRDQYLNQLSDLTGSRVVNRDNGTVDVFVGNATIVTGDYSYTMTLSVPDPSNPGQTIGNPRIGDQVVASINGQDAAPVAGSLKGTLDGANKTLADQKSKLDDFAATLADKVNTATGTSFFAAAGGGTVDSGNITLAATSVQDSTNATGDGSTDRAFAKEVVKQFGAVKQNWLTNVTNLASSAQSASNRADLASQVSLKSASVRDSVSGVNLDEEMTNLVAYQHAYSAAAKVLTTMDEALDTLMNMVR; from the coding sequence ATGAGCACCTTCTCCGGCATCAACACCGCGCGCCGCGGCCTGTCCGCCGCCCAGCTGGGCATGGACGTCACCGGCCAGAACGTGGCGAACGCCAACACCGACGGCTACTCGCGCCAGCGCGTCGAGCAGTCCGCGAGCGTCCTGAGCCAGAGCGGGCCGAACGCGCTCAAGAACACCCCCGGTGACGGGGTGGTCGTCACCAGCATCTCCCGCGTCTCCGACGCCCTGGCCACCGCCACCGCGCGCCAGGACTCCGCCGCCGCGATGGAGCAGGCTGCCGCGAGCAACGTGTGGGGCACGATCGAGAGCGCCATCGGCGACACCGGCGCGACCGGCCTGAGCCAGGCCCTGCAGGACCTCGGCTCGGCGTGGAACACGCTGGCCAACAACAACGGGACCACCGGCCAGGACGGCAACCGCCAGCTGGTCCTCACCCGCAGCCAGGCCGTCGTCTCGACGATCGGCAGCATGAACGGTCAGCTCGAGGCCCAGTACGACCAGCTCGGGTTGCAGGCCCAGGCGCAGGCGACCCAGGCGAACACCGCCGCCGCGAACATCGCCAAGCTGAACACCTCGATCCGCGAGACGCTCTCCACCGGCGCGTCGGCGAACGAGCTCATGGACCAGCGCGACCAGTACCTGAACCAGCTGTCCGACCTCACCGGATCGCGAGTGGTCAACCGCGACAACGGCACGGTGGACGTCTTCGTCGGCAACGCCACCATCGTCACCGGCGACTACTCGTACACGATGACGCTGAGCGTCCCCGACCCGTCGAACCCCGGGCAGACGATCGGCAACCCCCGCATCGGCGACCAGGTGGTGGCCAGCATCAACGGCCAGGACGCCGCTCCGGTCGCCGGCTCCCTCAAGGGCACGCTCGACGGGGCGAACAAGACGCTGGCCGACCAGAAGAGCAAGCTGGACGACTTCGCCGCGACCCTGGCCGACAAGGTCAACACCGCCACCGGCACCTCCTTCTTCGCGGCCGCCGGCGGCGGCACCGTCGACTCGGGCAACATCACCCTGGCGGCGACGTCGGTGCAGGACAGCACCAACGCCACCGGTGACGGCTCCACCGACCGAGCCTTCGCCAAGGAGGTCGTCAAGCAGTTCGGTGCCGTGAAGCAGAACTGGCTGACGAACGTCACGAACCTGGCCAGTTCCGCTCAGTCCGCCTCGAACCGCGCCGATCTGGCCTCGCAGGTGTCCCTGAAGTCCGCCTCGGTCCGCGACAGCGTCTCCGGGGTGAACCTGGACGAGGAGATGACGAACCTGGTCGCCTACCAGCACGCCTACTCCGCCGCCGCCAAGGTGCTGACCACGATGGACGAGGCCCTGGACACGCTCATGAACATGGTCCGCTGA
- a CDS encoding flagellin yields MGLRIQNNVAALNSYNNVNRTDKAVSSSLEKLSSGYRINKAADDAAGLVVSEGLRSQIGGLTVAARNAQDGVNVAQTADGALSTVTDILQRMRDLAVQASSDGSQDSEAQAAANKEFSALKSEIDRIGSSTKFGSKALLDGTYTGTFQVGANNATDNRISVHIFNVASLSASLTTSLTNTSDAQTAIDDIDKVLKQVTGARADLGAVQNRFEHAINNINTSIENITASESAIRDTDMAKEMTKFTKNQILSQAGTSMLAQANSSSQNILSLLRG; encoded by the coding sequence ATGGGTCTTCGCATTCAGAACAACGTCGCTGCGCTCAACAGCTACAACAACGTGAACCGCACCGACAAGGCCGTCAGCTCCTCCCTGGAGAAGCTGTCCTCGGGCTACCGCATCAACAAGGCTGCGGACGACGCGGCCGGCCTCGTCGTCTCCGAGGGCCTCCGCTCGCAGATCGGTGGCCTCACCGTCGCCGCCCGCAACGCCCAGGACGGCGTGAACGTGGCCCAGACCGCCGACGGCGCCCTGAGCACCGTCACGGACATCCTGCAGCGCATGCGTGACCTGGCTGTCCAGGCCTCCAGCGACGGCTCGCAGGACTCCGAGGCGCAGGCCGCGGCGAACAAGGAGTTCAGCGCGCTGAAGTCCGAGATCGACCGCATCGGCTCCAGCACGAAGTTCGGTTCCAAGGCTCTGCTGGACGGCACGTACACCGGCACCTTCCAGGTGGGCGCCAACAACGCGACCGACAACCGCATCAGCGTCCACATCTTCAACGTCGCCAGCCTCTCGGCGAGCCTGACCACGTCGCTGACCAACACCAGCGACGCGCAGACCGCGATCGACGACATCGACAAGGTGCTCAAGCAGGTCACGGGTGCCCGTGCCGACCTCGGTGCGGTCCAGAACCGCTTCGAGCACGCCATCAACAACATCAACACCTCCATCGAGAACATCACCGCGTCCGAGTCCGCCATCCGCGACACCGACATGGCCAAGGAGATGACGAAGTTCACCAAGAACCAGATCCTCTCCCAGGCGGGTACCTCGATGCTGGCCCAGGCGAACTCCTCGTCGCAGAACATCCTCTCCCTGCTGCGTGGCTGA
- the flgL gene encoding flagellar hook-associated protein FlgL, with amino-acid sequence MLGRITQRSIAMNSLTNLQINQNRTAKLQEQITSGSSLTKGSDDSVRAAAALRLNGEIALNGDYGRNLSDARNVMDSQESALNSTVDRLQRVRELAVGAVNGTLDANGRAAYASEIREIRNTILGDANTNYAGRAVFGGTTDSTVAYAAATPPATGYVTHDDGGTVTRTISAGVTVTVNTPGASVFGDATSNVFDELDRLADDIAAGTYGAGSAVDVATIDGRISAATNAMATIGAKQNQVDHAEDVNTSQLQYLQAQLEDATGVDPAKAYLEFTQQNVAYQAALQVTAKTVQTSLMDFLR; translated from the coding sequence ATGCTCGGTCGCATCACCCAGCGCAGCATCGCGATGAACTCGCTCACGAACTTGCAGATCAACCAGAACCGCACGGCGAAGCTCCAGGAGCAGATCACCAGCGGCAGCTCGCTCACCAAGGGGTCCGACGACTCCGTCCGGGCCGCGGCCGCGCTGCGCCTGAACGGCGAGATCGCCCTGAACGGCGACTACGGCCGGAACCTGTCCGACGCGCGCAACGTGATGGACAGCCAGGAGAGCGCGCTCAACAGCACCGTCGATCGCCTGCAGCGGGTCAGGGAGCTGGCCGTCGGCGCCGTCAACGGCACGCTCGACGCCAACGGCCGAGCGGCCTACGCGTCCGAGATCCGCGAGATCAGGAACACGATCCTGGGTGACGCGAACACGAACTACGCCGGCCGCGCCGTCTTCGGGGGGACGACGGACAGCACCGTGGCCTACGCGGCCGCGACGCCTCCGGCCACCGGCTACGTCACGCACGACGACGGGGGGACGGTCACCCGGACCATCTCGGCGGGCGTGACGGTGACGGTGAACACCCCGGGTGCGTCGGTCTTCGGGGACGCGACCAGCAACGTGTTCGACGAGCTGGACCGGTTGGCCGACGACATCGCCGCTGGTACCTACGGTGCAGGCAGCGCGGTCGACGTCGCCACGATCGACGGCCGCATCAGCGCGGCGACCAACGCCATGGCGACGATCGGGGCCAAGCAGAACCAGGTCGATCACGCCGAGGACGTCAACACCTCCCAGCTGCAGTACCTCCAGGCGCAGCTGGAGGACGCCACCGGTGTCGACCCGGCCAAGGCCTACCTGGAGTTCACCCAGCAGAACGTCGCCTACCAGGCGGCCCTGCAGGTCACGGCCAAGACCGTCCAGACCTCCCTCATGGACTTCCTGCGCTGA
- the fliW gene encoding flagellar assembly protein FliW: MTDAPVAAPVVEFVSPIMGFGDQKAFHLVPLDEDGTLWSLRDAAGSGLRLVVVAPSRFFPGYSPEIDDETVSALDLQDATEAAVLNVVNIGDDPATATVNLLAPIVINHRTMRAAQTVLVGTDLPLRAPLLAA; encoded by the coding sequence ATGACCGACGCCCCCGTCGCCGCTCCCGTCGTCGAGTTCGTCTCCCCGATCATGGGGTTCGGCGATCAGAAGGCCTTCCACCTGGTCCCTCTGGACGAGGACGGCACCCTGTGGTCGCTGCGCGACGCGGCGGGGTCGGGGCTGCGTCTCGTCGTCGTCGCGCCGTCGAGGTTCTTCCCCGGGTACTCCCCGGAGATCGACGACGAGACGGTCTCGGCCCTGGACCTGCAGGACGCCACGGAGGCCGCGGTCCTCAACGTGGTGAACATCGGCGACGACCCGGCGACCGCGACGGTGAACCTGCTCGCACCCATCGTGATCAACCACCGGACGATGCGAGCCGCTCAGACGGTGCTCGTCGGGACCGACCTGCCGCTGCGGGCGCCGCTCCTGGCCGCCTGA
- a CDS encoding CDP-glycerol glycerophosphotransferase family protein, whose protein sequence is MTTSDHAAEPAVRLLLTIEDLTSFSAEVALQAVARLFSVADPVTVFVAVQGVEEPTEELVARILRLCGPAALPQMELVGSSEPVAVTGRVTVGPDAGSAAQAVALLTGVAQSLWGDEERATIRSLRSDHERALAELQALHRANATLTASAARNRAELAIAHRDVRRCGRDRRRPTVVVLFEHLHYWGSVVPVVTALTVDDRVDFVLVGSDAPQTPSGGSAADFLRAQGFSPVSPQWLLGSLDEVDVLIVDNPYDETRLPGLRTADVAAAGVRQVVLPYGNGAIAGEFMDRLLWDLPLQRLAWRAYLPSRAQRDLFARNCLVGADHVRVLGSPKQDRTVNAVPGPGARALRELAGDRRTVLWNPHFRMEPGGWSTFHLYVGDVLRTFGTRDDLFLVVRPHPRLLTDLLAAGGKAAELARQFCATVEESTTMVLDTAPDYQDAVDAADALISDLSSIATEFLLTGKPVMYLQRLDGPGVNEEGRYFDAMYQGRSWADVEAFLALVARGEDPRRVERAATVREHFLFADGKATGRIIDDLLAALHAERAATEPAVATR, encoded by the coding sequence GTGACCACCAGCGACCACGCCGCAGAGCCAGCCGTTCGCCTCCTGCTCACCATCGAGGACCTGACCTCCTTCTCCGCGGAGGTGGCTCTCCAGGCTGTGGCGCGCCTGTTCTCCGTGGCCGACCCCGTCACCGTCTTCGTGGCGGTCCAGGGCGTCGAGGAGCCCACGGAGGAGCTCGTCGCCCGGATCCTGCGCCTGTGCGGTCCTGCAGCCCTGCCGCAGATGGAGCTCGTGGGTTCCTCCGAGCCCGTGGCGGTGACCGGCCGGGTCACCGTGGGGCCCGACGCGGGGTCGGCGGCGCAGGCGGTGGCTCTGCTCACCGGCGTGGCGCAATCGCTGTGGGGTGACGAGGAGCGGGCGACGATCCGGTCGCTGCGCTCCGATCACGAGCGAGCGCTGGCGGAGCTGCAGGCGCTGCACCGCGCCAACGCGACCCTCACGGCGTCGGCGGCACGGAACAGGGCCGAGTTGGCCATCGCCCACCGGGACGTCCGCCGCTGCGGGCGTGACCGGAGGCGTCCCACGGTCGTGGTGCTCTTCGAGCACCTGCACTACTGGGGTTCGGTCGTCCCGGTCGTCACCGCCTTGACGGTCGACGACCGCGTCGACTTCGTCCTCGTCGGTTCCGACGCCCCGCAGACCCCGTCCGGAGGATCGGCCGCGGACTTCCTGCGCGCTCAGGGGTTCTCACCGGTGTCCCCGCAGTGGCTCCTGGGGAGCTTGGACGAGGTCGACGTGCTCATCGTCGACAACCCCTACGACGAGACGCGGCTCCCGGGCCTGCGCACCGCCGACGTCGCCGCCGCCGGAGTCCGTCAGGTGGTCCTCCCCTACGGCAACGGGGCCATCGCCGGGGAGTTCATGGACCGCCTGCTGTGGGACCTCCCGCTGCAGCGGCTGGCCTGGCGCGCCTACCTGCCCAGCCGGGCGCAGCGGGACCTGTTCGCCCGGAACTGCCTCGTGGGCGCCGACCACGTCCGAGTCCTCGGCTCCCCCAAGCAGGACCGGACCGTCAACGCGGTCCCGGGCCCGGGTGCGCGGGCCCTGCGGGAGCTGGCGGGGGACCGCCGCACCGTCCTGTGGAACCCGCACTTCCGGATGGAGCCCGGCGGCTGGTCCACCTTCCACCTGTACGTCGGTGACGTCCTCAGGACCTTCGGCACCCGGGACGACCTCTTCCTGGTCGTGCGTCCGCACCCCCGGCTGCTGACCGACCTGCTCGCCGCAGGGGGGAAAGCGGCGGAACTGGCGCGCCAGTTCTGCGCGACCGTCGAGGAGTCGACCACCATGGTCCTCGACACCGCACCCGACTACCAGGACGCCGTGGACGCCGCGGACGCGCTGATCAGCGATCTGAGCTCGATCGCCACCGAGTTCCTGCTGACCGGCAAGCCCGTCATGTACCTGCAGCGGCTCGACGGTCCCGGGGTCAACGAGGAGGGACGCTACTTCGACGCCATGTACCAGGGCCGGTCGTGGGCGGACGTCGAGGCCTTCCTGGCCCTCGTCGCCCGCGGGGAGGACCCGCGACGCGTCGAACGTGCGGCCACCGTCCGCGAGCACTTCCTGTTCGCCGACGGCAAGGCCACGGGCCGCATCATCGACGACCTGCTGGCCGCCCTGCACGCCGAACGTGCAGCCACCGAGCCGGCCGTCGCCACGCGCTGA
- a CDS encoding sigma-70 family RNA polymerase sigma factor — MTADTAFAARELPMVELSAAERSALVEKHLPLVGYITSEFIGRLPSHVSRDDLTSAGLMALFQASKAYDPTTGVPFNRYANTRIRGAILDDLRGQDWASRGVRSRQRKLAQTEDQLTAQLGRTPSGSELAASLGVSEKELAETRDEAQRSMVLSMQGFTAEGASLDDHLPTHTPGPEQELLHRERLGYLRSAVACLPERLRAVVEGYFMQERPMAELAEELGVSESRISQMRAEALVLLRDGMNTHLSPEMVAQLPGSGAAVKRKEAYYAAVGTQSDFRSRLALSAFGSYAAPVARTA; from the coding sequence GTGACCGCAGACACCGCCTTCGCCGCCCGGGAGCTCCCCATGGTCGAGCTCTCTGCCGCCGAGCGCTCCGCGCTCGTCGAGAAGCACCTGCCGCTCGTCGGCTACATCACCAGCGAGTTCATCGGCCGTCTGCCGTCGCACGTGAGCCGCGACGACCTGACCTCGGCCGGCCTCATGGCGCTCTTCCAGGCCTCCAAGGCGTACGACCCGACCACCGGTGTCCCGTTCAACCGGTACGCCAACACCCGCATCCGCGGCGCCATCCTCGACGACCTGCGCGGTCAGGACTGGGCCTCGCGCGGCGTCCGCAGCCGCCAGCGCAAGCTCGCCCAGACCGAGGACCAGCTGACCGCCCAGCTCGGCCGCACCCCCAGCGGCTCCGAGCTCGCCGCCTCCCTGGGAGTCTCCGAGAAGGAGCTGGCCGAGACCCGCGACGAGGCGCAGCGCTCGATGGTCCTGTCGATGCAGGGCTTCACCGCCGAAGGTGCCTCGCTCGACGACCACCTGCCTACCCACACCCCCGGCCCCGAGCAGGAGCTCCTGCACCGCGAGCGGCTCGGCTACCTCCGCTCCGCCGTCGCGTGCCTGCCCGAGCGCCTGCGCGCCGTCGTCGAGGGCTACTTCATGCAGGAGCGGCCCATGGCCGAGCTCGCCGAGGAGCTGGGTGTCTCCGAGTCCCGCATCTCGCAGATGCGGGCCGAGGCCCTCGTGCTGCTGCGCGACGGCATGAACACGCACCTGTCGCCGGAGATGGTGGCCCAGCTGCCCGGTTCCGGTGCGGCGGTCAAGCGCAAGGAGGCGTACTACGCCGCGGTCGGCACGCAGAGCGACTTCCGGTCGCGCCTGGCCCTGAGCGCCTTCGGGTCGTACGCGGCCCCGGTGGCGCGCACCGCCTGA
- the fliD gene encoding flagellar filament capping protein FliD — MVSSVSSSAVDGLVSGLDTASIISQLLQVDAAPQTQMKNSVSTAQAKVTALQSVNSKMSALQTAAQNLTKASTWVAATATSSADGVTATAGTTAAPGTVNVYVQNLATSRSVITPTVLSTDKDAAGTLGFPLDVVDTHGTLVGTIRHTTGTLSEVAAEINKASSKLGITAVALRVSDGTYRLQVTSTKSGKDSEFHLVPSTEANVDPADIAGLETGAAPGGLALTQMAPAQDATLYLTPGAVPSGGAVPPGSIPVTSSTNTFADLMQGVTVTATKVGGATVSVAANPSAVSDSVKALVDAANAALSTIASVTKAGTISASGTNSGSGPLNGNATLRALKTQILDVVTTRLGGGSVSSATYGIQSTRDGQLSFDADTFKAAYTADAATTQKMVAPTSIDSSSPTKGLVDGFIAVAQKATGISPVTNVASGKGSLELAIQGQNSTISDLSQRISDWDVRLAAKRTYYQKYYSNLEVALGKLQSQSSWLSGQLSSLSS, encoded by the coding sequence ATGGTTTCATCCGTTTCATCCTCCGCCGTCGACGGGCTGGTCAGCGGGCTCGACACCGCCAGCATCATCTCCCAGCTGCTCCAGGTCGACGCCGCGCCGCAGACGCAGATGAAGAACAGCGTCTCCACGGCGCAGGCGAAGGTCACTGCGCTCCAGTCGGTCAACAGCAAGATGTCCGCGCTGCAGACCGCGGCGCAGAACCTGACGAAGGCCTCGACGTGGGTCGCCGCCACGGCGACCAGTTCGGCCGACGGTGTCACCGCGACGGCGGGAACCACCGCCGCTCCCGGCACCGTCAACGTCTACGTCCAGAACCTCGCCACGAGCCGGTCGGTCATCACCCCGACGGTGCTCTCTACCGACAAGGACGCAGCGGGGACCCTGGGTTTCCCGCTCGACGTGGTCGACACCCACGGCACCCTCGTGGGCACCATCCGCCACACGACGGGCACCCTGTCGGAGGTCGCCGCCGAGATCAACAAGGCCAGCAGCAAGCTGGGGATCACCGCCGTCGCCCTGCGCGTCAGCGACGGCACCTACCGGCTGCAGGTCACCTCGACCAAGTCCGGCAAGGACAGCGAGTTCCACCTCGTCCCGTCGACCGAGGCGAACGTCGACCCCGCTGACATCGCGGGACTGGAGACGGGGGCCGCACCCGGTGGGCTCGCCCTCACCCAGATGGCGCCGGCGCAGGACGCCACCCTCTACCTGACTCCTGGTGCCGTGCCCAGCGGGGGAGCCGTTCCCCCCGGATCCATCCCCGTCACGTCGTCCACGAACACCTTCGCGGACCTCATGCAGGGGGTCACGGTCACCGCGACGAAGGTGGGAGGAGCGACCGTCTCGGTCGCGGCCAACCCCAGCGCGGTGTCGGACTCCGTGAAGGCCCTGGTCGACGCGGCCAACGCAGCGCTGAGCACGATCGCCTCGGTCACCAAGGCCGGCACGATCAGCGCGAGCGGGACCAACAGCGGTTCCGGTCCCCTCAACGGCAACGCCACCCTGCGCGCGCTGAAGACCCAGATCCTGGACGTCGTCACCACCAGGCTCGGGGGTGGGTCGGTCTCCTCGGCGACCTACGGCATCCAGTCCACCCGGGACGGGCAGCTGTCCTTCGACGCCGACACCTTCAAGGCGGCCTACACCGCCGACGCGGCGACGACGCAGAAGATGGTCGCACCCACGAGCATCGACAGTTCCTCCCCCACCAAGGGTCTCGTCGACGGCTTCATCGCCGTGGCCCAGAAGGCCACCGGCATCAGCCCGGTGACCAACGTCGCCTCCGGCAAGGGATCGCTGGAACTGGCCATCCAGGGCCAGAACTCCACCATCTCCGACCTCTCCCAGCGCATCTCCGACTGGGACGTGCGGCTGGCGGCGAAGCGGACGTACTACCAGAAGTACTACTCCAACCTGGAAGTCGCCCTCGGAAAGCTGCAGAGCCAGTCGTCCTGGCTCTCAGGACAGCTGTCCAGCCTGAGCAGCTGA